The following coding sequences are from one Macaca nemestrina isolate mMacNem1 chromosome 1, mMacNem.hap1, whole genome shotgun sequence window:
- the LOC105493573 gene encoding putative uncharacterized protein encoded by LINC00467 homolog, with translation MDKKSAHRNPEDAKAGKYEGKHKRKKKRKQNQNQHRSRHRSVTSFSSDDRVFPSSSSSSSGSQTDSSTEDATQGKIKKKRREKTNKWRGKRKVSSEMSIILSGPQSLVHTICH, from the exons ATGGATAAGAAGTCCGCTCACAGAAATCCTGAAGATGCCAAGGCTGGCAAATATGAAG GTAAACACAaacgaaagaaaaaaagaaagcaaaaccaaaaccagCACCGATCCCGACATAGATCAGTGACATCTTTTTCTTCAGATGATCGTGTGTTTCCttcttcttcatcatcatcttcagGAAGCCAGACGGATTCGAGTACTGAAG atgCTACCCagggaaaaattaagaagaagagaagagagaaaacaaataaatggaggGGAAAAAGAAAG GTATCTTCTGAGATGTCCATCATCCTTTCTGGTCCTCAGTCACTGGTCCACACCATTTGCCACTAA